GTGGCCCAGGTCCAGGTTGAAGTGGTTGGCTGTCATCATAAAGTCATCCGGGTAAATGGTGGGCTTGCCGATGGAGCTGCCGTCCAAAATAGACTGCTTTGTAACCAGTTCAACAGCGTTGTCAAAAACGGTCTTTTCCTTCTTGTCCTCGATTTCTTTCCGCTGGGCATTGGTAAGCCGCAAATACTCTACCTCAGAATCTTTCACCGCGTCATAATATGTAGAATAGTTTTTATCGGTGATTTTCCCGGCGTAGGTATTCACCAGGTCGAGCCAAGCCTGTATGCCGTTCTCGTGGCGCTTTTTCAGCTCCTCCATCCGGGCCACGGAATCCAGCAATTTCTTCACAGTTTCCGCAGAGAGCCGGGCTTTCTCCTGGTCGGTGTAGCCCTGGTAAGCCCGGTAGTAGCTCTGCACGACCGTGTAGTGCTCCGAATATACCAGGCTGGAGGTATCGGGCAGCGCGTCAACAAAAGCCGTCAGCTCTTCGGGCGTCGTTTTCACCACGACTACCGTAATGGTGGTGTGAAGCTCGACATTCTGGTTTGGCGTGTTCGGCTTGCCAGTAGCAACGATGTCAATGACCGTTTTATCTCTGTCCAAACTGATAGGATTCGCTATAAATCTCTGTATCACCTGGGTCATAAATCTCTGGGGGGGGGACAACTTTTCTCCCATTTACAGACATATGCCCGCCATACTGTCTGGAGCCAGGGTTAAGGTCTATAATCTTTGTGATACCAAATTCCTTTATATTCGGGGAGACATAGATAATGTAGTTCCAGCACTCTTTGTCATAGCCGGTCTTTCCCGTGCGGTTGCCGTTTTCATCCGCCTGGAAAATCGTTCCCTCGGGATAGCCATAGTAAATATTGCTGGTATCGTACTGTGCAAGAGGGAAGCTAAACTTATACCAAAAATAGTCGCAGGTTTTATTCAGGGTCAGCTTATAATTCTCCGTGCGGCCCTGGGCGGTGACGGCGATGTAGAAATAGGCCGAGCCGCTGCCGGTAAACTGATTCGCCGGGGTGGAAGCCACGCCGTTTTCAAAGTTCGCCAGAACCTTGCCGTCGCTGCTCTTGAGCTGGGCGGTGGCCCCTGCGGGCAGGTTGGAGAGAGTCACGGTGAAGCCGCCGTCGTTATACTGCTTGAGATGGGTATAGTTTGCCAGCTTGCCGGTGAAGGCGGCGGTTTTCTCGTCAAAGGTCAGGGCCACTTCGGTACCGGGGGAGCTGTCCTGATGGATGGAGGTGAGGGATACATTGTCGCCGGAGAGGAGGGTGCCCGCCGCCTGGAGGGCGATGGTGTAGGCCTCCGGGGCGGCATCGCCGTCATTGCCCACCTTCAGGGTGATGACGGTGCCCACCTGGACGGGAATGGCATCCTTGCGGCCATACTCCGTGCCGCCCACATAGATGCGGACGCGATTCTGCTTGTTGCTGGCGGTGGGCGTCACCGTCAGGCTGTCCGTCCCGTCGGGCAGAATCATGGTATAGGCATGATTGTCGCTGGAAAACGCCGGGGTCAGCTCACCGGCGCTGAGGGCGATGGCCTTGAGGCTCTTGTCGCTGGTGTCGAAGGAGCCGCCGATGTCCGCGCCCAGATTGCAGGTGTGCTGCACAGCGATCTCGTCCCCGGCCTTCAGCTTGCCATTGGCCACGGTGTAGTTGGCGAAGCCCTCGCTGGTGAACCAGTCGTTGAGGGTACCCATCCAGCCGGAGCCCTTGGCGGCGGCCTTCTCCTCGATGCCGTTGATGTTGCTGATGTAGCCGGTGTCCGCGCCGGTCTGGGAATAGCCCTTGGCCGTCAGCGCGTCCACGATGCAGCTCATCATGGTGGAGTCAGCCTTGAGGGTGACCCATTCGTCCACCAGCGTCCCCTCCCAGGGCGCGCCGTCGGTCTTGGCCCAGGTGGTGTTTTCCACCGTCACATGGACCTGACCTGTGTGGTCGTCTGCCGCCAGCACGCTCACGGGAAGCAGCGACAGCGCCATGATAAGCGCCAGCAGCAGAGAAATGATTCTTTTTTTCATTTCTTTTTCCTTTCATTCTTTTTATTTATGTAAATGCCGAAGCAATCACACACAATTTTTTCTGTCCTCCGTAGGGGCGGGGTTCTACCCCGCCCGCGGGAGGGGCAGAGCCCCTCCCCTACTACGCATTTCCTGAACGCGTCGGTAGGGGCGGACGACCCTGTCCGCCCACGCCAGACCTCTTGAGAATTGTCATTGCGAGGGCGCACCGCGCCCGTGGCAATCCGTAATATCCCATATCCCACGCCCCCTGTTTCCCGTCCCCCGGGCCGCGTCCTCTACAGCACGGCCCGGGTCTCGGGAACATGAAAGGAACGACAAATAGCACAAAATTTTTCTGGAAAGCGGGACGGGAAAGGTCTGCCGTCCTCCCCCGCCCCAGCGGCTTGAATCTTTATCATGCTTTCCCTGGAAAGCATGAGGCACCATGGTGCCTGGCAGCAAAAAATCACCCGGCTGCCAAAAAGCAGCCGGGTGAAGCAAATTCTATACGACAGCTTCGGCCCCGGTACTGGCAGCGGCCCGGGAGCAGCGTATTGCG
This is a stretch of genomic DNA from Vescimonas fastidiosa. It encodes these proteins:
- a CDS encoding cadherin-like beta sandwich domain-containing protein codes for the protein MKKRIISLLLALIMALSLLPVSVLAADDHTGQVHVTVENTTWAKTDGAPWEGTLVDEWVTLKADSTMMSCIVDALTAKGYSQTGADTGYISNINGIEEKAAAKGSGWMGTLNDWFTSEGFANYTVANGKLKAGDEIAVQHTCNLGADIGGSFDTSDKSLKAIALSAGELTPAFSSDNHAYTMILPDGTDSLTVTPTASNKQNRVRIYVGGTEYGRKDAIPVQVGTVITLKVGNDGDAAPEAYTIALQAAGTLLSGDNVSLTSIHQDSSPGTEVALTFDEKTAAFTGKLANYTHLKQYNDGGFTVTLSNLPAGATAQLKSSDGKVLANFENGVASTPANQFTGSGSAYFYIAVTAQGRTENYKLTLNKTCDYFWYKFSFPLAQYDTSNIYYGYPEGTIFQADENGNRTGKTGYDKECWNYIIYVSPNIKEFGITKIIDLNPGSRQYGGHMSVNGRKVVPPPEIYDPGDTEIYSESYQFGQR